One segment of Streptomyces roseifaciens DNA contains the following:
- a CDS encoding alpha/beta fold hydrolase, with the protein MRLRRTVRLLLAAAATAALGLTGLAASPASASVLDIPPRGANDWSCKPDSAHPEPVVLVNGTFKLMGENWAALSPKLKEAGYCVFAFNYGNMETAPIPQAAEELRDFVEAVRGATGAKKVDLVGHSQGGMMPRYYVKFLGGADKVDDLVGIVPSNHGTKNPLAIPAGWTFCPSCADQRWGSPFMQKLNEGEEAPAGPDYTVITTRYDEVVIPYTSALLNGPAERVTNVVLQDKCKLDFFMHDQATKDPVVAQWVLNALGRKGPADPSFHPQCIGLG; encoded by the coding sequence ATGCGTCTCCGCAGAACGGTCAGGCTGCTGCTCGCCGCCGCGGCCACCGCGGCCCTGGGCCTCACGGGCCTGGCCGCGTCCCCGGCCTCCGCCTCCGTCCTCGACATCCCGCCGCGCGGTGCCAACGACTGGTCCTGCAAGCCGGATTCGGCCCACCCCGAGCCCGTCGTGCTCGTCAACGGCACCTTCAAGCTCATGGGCGAGAACTGGGCAGCGCTCTCCCCGAAGCTGAAGGAGGCGGGCTACTGCGTCTTCGCCTTCAACTACGGCAACATGGAGACCGCCCCGATCCCGCAGGCGGCCGAGGAGCTGCGCGACTTCGTGGAGGCCGTGCGCGGCGCCACGGGCGCGAAGAAGGTCGACCTCGTCGGCCACAGCCAGGGCGGCATGATGCCGCGCTACTACGTGAAGTTCCTGGGCGGCGCGGACAAGGTCGACGACCTCGTCGGCATCGTCCCGTCCAACCACGGCACGAAGAACCCCCTGGCCATCCCGGCCGGCTGGACGTTCTGCCCGTCCTGCGCCGACCAGCGCTGGGGCTCGCCCTTCATGCAGAAGCTCAACGAGGGCGAGGAGGCGCCGGCCGGTCCCGACTACACCGTCATCACCACGCGCTACGACGAGGTCGTCATCCCCTACACCAGCGCACTGCTCAACGGCCCGGCCGAGCGCGTCACCAACGTGGTGCTGCAGGACAAGTGCAAGCTCGACTTCTTCATGCACGACCAGGCCACCAAGGACCCGGTCGTCGCCCAGTGGGTGCTCAACGCGCTGGGGCGCAAGGGTCCGGCCGACCCGTCCTTCCACCCCCAGTGCATCGGCCTGGGCTAG
- a CDS encoding MFS transporter, translated as MTGTAGGPQTLAAPAETPRPGRWLALAVLALAVLLVAVDATVLGLATPFLSEDLQPSGTQLLWIGDVYSFVIAGLLVSMGSLGDRIGRKKLLLCGAVAFGAVSVLNAYASTPEMMIAARALLGVAGATLMPSTLALIRNIFHDPKERSLAIGIWGAMASAGAAVGPVVGGFLLGHFWWGSVFLINLPVMAVLVLVGAKLLPESRDPSPGPWDLLSVALSMTGVIAVVYAIKEGATHGLGWGVAATAAVGVTALVWFVRRQLTLPSPLLNMRLFHHRGFSGAVLADLLTVLGLSGMVFFLSQFLQLVQGRSPLEAGLAELPAAIGAVTAGLLAGRAARRFSVRSVVTGGLAAIGVALAALVWLETDTSYPVLGAALLMVGVGAGFSFTVTADVILSSVPKEQAGAASAVSETAYELGAALGIALLGSIVTGVYRDFTVPAGVPEATAAQAHESLGGAVEATSALPADQATGLLTSAQDAFVDGLQIASGVGAVVLLATAAAAWFLLRGQKLEEGYGG; from the coding sequence GTGACCGGAACCGCCGGCGGCCCGCAGACCCTCGCGGCCCCCGCCGAGACTCCCCGCCCCGGGCGCTGGCTCGCCCTCGCCGTCCTCGCCTTGGCCGTGCTCCTCGTCGCCGTCGACGCCACCGTCCTCGGCCTGGCCACGCCCTTCCTCAGCGAGGACCTGCAGCCGTCGGGCACCCAGCTGCTGTGGATCGGCGACGTCTACTCGTTCGTCATCGCCGGACTCCTGGTCTCCATGGGCAGCCTCGGCGACCGCATCGGCCGCAAGAAGCTCCTGCTGTGCGGCGCGGTGGCCTTCGGCGCGGTGTCGGTGCTGAACGCCTACGCCTCCACGCCCGAGATGATGATCGCCGCCCGGGCCCTGCTGGGCGTCGCGGGCGCGACGCTGATGCCGTCCACGCTGGCGCTCATCCGCAACATCTTCCACGACCCCAAGGAGCGCAGCCTGGCCATCGGCATCTGGGGTGCCATGGCCTCCGCGGGGGCCGCCGTCGGGCCCGTGGTGGGCGGCTTCCTGCTGGGGCACTTCTGGTGGGGCTCGGTCTTCCTGATCAACCTGCCGGTGATGGCCGTGCTGGTGCTCGTCGGCGCCAAGCTGCTGCCCGAGTCGCGCGACCCCTCGCCCGGCCCGTGGGACCTGCTCAGCGTGGCGCTGTCGATGACCGGCGTCATCGCCGTCGTCTACGCGATCAAGGAGGGCGCCACGCACGGCCTCGGCTGGGGCGTGGCCGCGACGGCGGCCGTGGGCGTGACGGCGCTGGTGTGGTTCGTCCGCCGGCAGCTCACGCTGCCCTCGCCGCTGCTGAACATGCGGCTGTTCCACCACAGGGGCTTCTCGGGCGCGGTGCTGGCCGACCTGCTGACCGTCCTCGGCCTGTCCGGCATGGTCTTCTTCCTGTCGCAGTTCCTCCAGCTCGTCCAGGGGCGCAGCCCGCTGGAGGCGGGCCTGGCCGAGCTGCCGGCGGCGATCGGCGCGGTCACCGCGGGGCTGCTCGCGGGACGGGCCGCCCGGCGGTTCTCGGTGCGGTCGGTGGTGACCGGCGGGCTCGCGGCGATCGGCGTGGCCCTCGCGGCGCTCGTCTGGCTGGAGACCGACACGTCCTACCCGGTGCTCGGCGCGGCCCTGCTGATGGTGGGGGTGGGCGCGGGATTCTCCTTCACCGTCACGGCCGACGTGATCCTCTCCAGCGTGCCCAAGGAGCAGGCGGGTGCCGCCTCGGCGGTCTCGGAGACGGCCTACGAGCTCGGCGCCGCGCTCGGCATCGCGCTGCTCGGCTCGATCGTCACCGGCGTCTACCGGGACTTCACCGTCCCGGCGGGCGTGCCGGAGGCGACCGCCGCGCAGGCCCACGAGTCCCTCGGCGGCGCCGTGGAAGCGACCTCCGCCCTGCCGGCCGACCAGGCCACGGGCCTGCTCACCTCCGCGCAGGACGCCTTCGTCGACGGGCTGCAGATCGCCTCGGGGGTCGGTGCGGTGGTGCTGCTGGCCACGGCCGCGGCCGCGTGGTTCCTGCTGCGCGGGCAGAAGCTGGAGGAGGGGTACGGCGGCTGA
- a CDS encoding amidohydrolase family protein, with protein sequence MLAIRAAKLFDGIGPGLVERPVVLAEGGRVVAVHPGGSVPAGAELLDLGDVTLLPGFVDTHVHLAFDASDDAVGRLRRADDEELLDRMREAGRAALAAGVTTVRDLGDRGYLALRVREETAKDPTAGPTVLASGPPITTARGHCWFLGGRAEGVDAIRAAVRERAERGVDVVKVMVTGGDLTPGSDPFHVQYSHAELLAAVREAHRHGLPVTAHAHSAAGIAGAVAAGFDMVEHCFFVTEITDESDETDTGVDYDRRILDDMVRLGVVASLTLGALPGGPPPPPRIARRLPGLVAGMAAMREAGVGVVCGSDSGIFPVKAHGSHPYSVVAMADMGFGPLEALRAATSAAARACGVACRKGCIAPGFDADIVAVAGDPLADITAVHAVTAVLREGRRVGPEKPL encoded by the coding sequence ATGCTCGCGATCCGCGCGGCGAAGCTCTTCGACGGGATAGGACCGGGGCTCGTCGAACGGCCCGTGGTGCTGGCCGAGGGCGGGCGGGTCGTCGCCGTGCACCCCGGCGGGAGCGTGCCCGCGGGCGCCGAACTGCTGGACCTGGGGGACGTGACGCTGCTCCCCGGCTTCGTGGACACCCACGTCCACCTCGCCTTCGACGCGAGCGACGACGCCGTGGGACGCCTGCGGCGCGCGGACGACGAGGAACTGCTCGACCGGATGCGGGAGGCGGGCCGGGCGGCGCTCGCCGCGGGCGTGACGACCGTACGGGACCTGGGGGACCGCGGGTATCTCGCGCTGCGGGTGCGGGAGGAGACCGCCAAGGACCCCACGGCCGGCCCCACCGTGCTCGCCTCCGGGCCGCCGATCACCACCGCGCGCGGCCACTGCTGGTTCCTCGGCGGCCGGGCCGAGGGCGTCGACGCGATCCGGGCGGCCGTGCGCGAGCGCGCCGAGCGGGGCGTCGACGTGGTGAAGGTGATGGTGACCGGCGGCGACCTGACCCCCGGCTCGGACCCGTTCCACGTGCAGTACAGCCACGCGGAGCTGCTCGCCGCCGTGCGCGAGGCCCACCGGCACGGGCTGCCGGTCACTGCGCACGCCCACTCGGCGGCAGGCATCGCCGGCGCAGTGGCCGCCGGGTTCGACATGGTCGAGCACTGCTTCTTCGTCACGGAGATCACCGACGAGAGCGACGAGACCGACACCGGCGTGGACTACGACCGGCGCATCCTCGACGACATGGTCCGCCTCGGCGTGGTCGCCTCCCTCACCCTGGGAGCCCTGCCCGGCGGCCCGCCGCCCCCGCCCCGGATCGCCCGCCGCCTCCCGGGGCTGGTCGCCGGGATGGCCGCGATGCGGGAGGCCGGCGTGGGCGTGGTCTGCGGCAGCGACTCGGGCATCTTCCCGGTCAAGGCCCACGGCAGCCACCCGTACAGCGTCGTCGCCATGGCGGACATGGGCTTCGGCCCGCTGGAGGCGCTGCGCGCCGCGACCTCGGCCGCGGCCCGCGCGTGCGGCGTCGCCTGCCGCAAGGGGTGCATCGCGCCCGGCTTCGACGCGGACATCGTGGCGGTGGCGGGGGACCCCCTCGCCGACATCACGGCCGTCCACGCCGTGACGGCGGTCCTGCGGGAGGGCCGGCGGGTCGGCCCGGAGAAGCCGCTCTAG
- a CDS encoding glycerophosphodiester phosphodiesterase → MDQEQRPGRRTLLGAAAALGAGAVVLGGGAGTASAAQRGQAAERAHGGGTGGSYKDLPKPTVIGHRGGSGYRPEHTLGSYQFALDNGADVIEQDLVPTKDGHLVCRHENDITGTTDVASRPEFASRKTTKTVDGEAHTGWFTEDFTLAELKTLRAKERIPGTRQHNTLYDGVWQVPTFEEVLKWADEQGRKRGRRIWLHIETKHPTYFRKAGLGLEERLAKLLRRYNRSGRNAHTFLQSFEPSSLQRLNRLGVDCPKVLLLDDLTTQPWDFVEAKDPRTVADLITPKGLKWVSGFAQGIGPWLNLVIPRDKNDKLTKPTALVRDAHAAGLILHPYTMRNENSFLPADFRRGTDPNGYGDALAAFKTYFATGIDGIFSDNCDTAAIARDAFLKG, encoded by the coding sequence ATGGATCAGGAGCAGCGGCCGGGCAGGCGCACCCTTCTGGGGGCCGCGGCGGCCCTCGGCGCGGGAGCGGTCGTCCTCGGCGGCGGAGCGGGCACGGCCTCGGCCGCGCAGCGCGGGCAGGCCGCGGAGCGCGCCCACGGCGGCGGCACCGGCGGTTCGTACAAGGACCTGCCCAAGCCGACCGTCATCGGCCACCGCGGCGGCAGCGGCTACCGCCCCGAGCACACCCTCGGCTCCTACCAGTTCGCCCTCGACAACGGCGCGGACGTCATCGAGCAGGACCTCGTCCCCACCAAGGACGGGCACCTCGTGTGCCGCCACGAGAACGACATCACCGGCACCACCGACGTCGCCTCCCGCCCGGAGTTCGCCTCCCGAAAGACGACGAAGACCGTCGACGGCGAGGCCCACACCGGCTGGTTCACCGAGGACTTCACGCTCGCCGAGCTGAAGACGCTGCGCGCCAAGGAGCGCATCCCCGGCACCCGCCAGCACAACACCCTCTACGACGGCGTCTGGCAGGTGCCCACCTTCGAAGAGGTCCTGAAGTGGGCCGACGAGCAGGGCCGCAAGCGCGGCCGGCGCATCTGGCTGCACATCGAGACCAAGCACCCCACCTATTTCCGCAAGGCCGGCCTCGGCCTGGAGGAGCGGCTCGCCAAGCTGCTGCGCCGCTACAACCGCTCGGGCCGCAACGCCCACACCTTCCTGCAGTCCTTCGAGCCGAGCAGCCTCCAGCGGCTGAACCGCCTGGGCGTCGACTGCCCCAAGGTGCTCCTGCTGGACGACCTCACGACGCAGCCGTGGGACTTCGTCGAGGCCAAGGACCCGCGCACGGTCGCCGACCTGATCACGCCCAAGGGCCTGAAGTGGGTCTCCGGCTTCGCCCAGGGCATCGGCCCGTGGCTGAACCTGGTCATCCCGCGGGACAAGAACGACAAGCTGACCAAGCCCACCGCGCTGGTGCGCGACGCGCACGCCGCCGGGCTGATCCTGCACCCGTACACCATGCGCAACGAGAACAGCTTCCTGCCGGCGGACTTCCGGCGGGGCACCGACCCCAACGGGTACGGTGACGCGCTCGCGGCGTTCAAGACGTACTTCGCGACCGGGATCGACGGCATCTTCTCGGACAACTGCGACACCGCGGCGATCGCGCGGGACGCGTTTCTGAAGGGGTAA
- a CDS encoding arginine repressor, with amino-acid sequence MTQAQEPEPFHGGQAVPQTRTARHRRIVDILGRQAVRSQSQLAKLLADDGLSVTQATLSRDLDELGAVKIRNTGGELIYAVPSEGGDRTPRAPLGESATEARMGRLAGELLISAEASANLVVLRTPPGAAQFFASAIDQAGVHEIIGTIAGDDTVMLISRDPKGGQALADHLLRLAQKER; translated from the coding sequence ATGACCCAGGCGCAGGAGCCGGAGCCGTTCCACGGCGGACAGGCCGTACCGCAGACCCGTACCGCCCGCCACCGCCGGATCGTGGACATCCTCGGCCGGCAGGCGGTCCGGTCGCAGAGCCAGCTCGCCAAGCTGCTCGCCGACGACGGCCTGTCCGTCACCCAGGCGACGCTCTCCCGCGACCTCGACGAACTGGGCGCGGTCAAGATCCGCAACACCGGTGGCGAGCTGATCTACGCGGTCCCGTCGGAGGGCGGCGACCGCACCCCCCGGGCCCCGCTCGGCGAATCCGCGACCGAGGCCCGCATGGGCCGCCTCGCGGGCGAACTGCTGATCTCGGCGGAGGCCTCCGCCAACCTGGTCGTCCTGCGCACGCCGCCGGGCGCCGCGCAGTTCTTCGCCTCCGCGATCGACCAGGCGGGGGTGCACGAGATCATCGGCACCATCGCCGGGGACGACACGGTGATGCTCATCAGCCGCGACCCCAAGGGCGGCCAGGCCCTCGCGGACCACCTGCTCAGACTGGCCCAGAAGGAGCGCTGA
- a CDS encoding TetR/AcrR family transcriptional regulator has translation MSVDRDHVLKEAAALLTRRATASMDEIAKAAGIGRATLHRHFAGRDALVRALEDLGIQQFGQALDAARIEEGDAAGAVRRLIDEAEPVAGMLAFLFTENQLYENGTNEGWNRLDARVQELFRRGQEEGAFRLDLTPAWLTEALYGLIGTGAWAVQDRRVAAKDMPRMVAELLLGGAGRRTDAERRMKR, from the coding sequence ATGAGTGTTGACCGGGACCATGTGCTGAAGGAGGCCGCCGCCCTGCTCACCCGCAGGGCGACCGCCTCCATGGACGAGATCGCCAAGGCCGCCGGGATCGGTCGCGCCACCCTCCACCGCCACTTCGCGGGGCGCGACGCGCTCGTCCGCGCCCTGGAGGACCTGGGCATCCAGCAGTTCGGGCAGGCCCTCGACGCCGCCCGGATCGAGGAGGGCGACGCGGCCGGCGCCGTGCGCCGCCTGATCGACGAGGCCGAGCCCGTCGCCGGCATGCTCGCCTTCCTCTTCACCGAGAACCAGCTCTACGAGAACGGCACCAACGAGGGCTGGAACCGCCTCGACGCCCGCGTCCAGGAGCTCTTCCGCCGCGGCCAGGAGGAGGGCGCCTTCCGGCTCGACCTCACGCCCGCCTGGCTCACCGAGGCCCTCTACGGCCTGATCGGCACCGGCGCCTGGGCCGTCCAGGACCGGCGCGTGGCCGCCAAGGACATGCCCCGGATGGTCGCCGAGCTGCTGCTCGGCGGCGCCGGGCGAAGGACGGACGCCGAGCGGAGGATGAAACGGTGA
- a CDS encoding sigma-70 family RNA polymerase sigma factor, with translation MTQSDLLTRLSPLLKAECAAEAAAVAGTDAADLEQGVWVRLLSDSRTIVSAARLRATVRAEARAARRRARREVLYDPTHSEPPGGHDAGVEQQVLAAEEGRALRAAVRRLPGRCPRLLAALLSRKDPTYREIAGELGMSQGSLGPVRSRCLGCLRRMLTAEVAAPEPWGKER, from the coding sequence ATGACGCAGAGCGATCTCCTGACCCGGCTGAGCCCCCTGCTCAAAGCGGAGTGCGCCGCCGAGGCGGCCGCGGTCGCCGGGACCGACGCCGCCGACCTCGAACAGGGCGTCTGGGTGCGGCTGCTCAGTGACAGCCGCACCATCGTCTCGGCGGCCCGGCTGCGGGCGACCGTCCGGGCCGAGGCCCGCGCCGCGCGCCGCCGCGCCCGGCGCGAGGTGCTCTACGACCCCACCCACTCCGAGCCGCCGGGCGGCCACGACGCGGGCGTCGAACAGCAGGTGCTCGCCGCCGAGGAGGGCCGGGCGCTGCGCGCCGCGGTGCGCCGGCTGCCCGGCCGGTGCCCCCGGCTGCTGGCCGCCCTCCTCTCCCGGAAGGACCCGACCTACCGAGAAATCGCAGGCGAGTTGGGAATGTCACAAGGATCTTTGGGGCCGGTACGTTCCCGTTGCCTGGGATGCTTGCGCAGAATGCTGACGGCGGAGGTTGCCGCTCCTGAACCCTGGGGAAAGGAGCGATAG
- a CDS encoding GNAT family N-acetyltransferase encodes MGMSVTISAATDLDAEQILKLQYLCYQGEAELYGDYSIAPLTQTLAELRAELGAGCVLVARLGDEVVGSVRGTAGPGGTAVISGMIVHPRMQRHGLGGRLLAAVEARLAAEGATCYRLATGHRNEGNLRLYRKWGYVQVASEQVTRKLTLVTMEKERREQDAESARGAAGAALATSSR; translated from the coding sequence ATGGGCATGAGCGTGACCATCTCTGCGGCGACCGATCTCGACGCCGAACAGATCCTGAAACTCCAGTACCTCTGCTATCAGGGCGAGGCCGAGCTCTACGGCGACTACTCCATCGCACCGCTCACCCAGACCCTCGCCGAGCTGCGCGCCGAACTGGGCGCCGGCTGCGTCCTGGTGGCCCGGCTCGGCGACGAGGTCGTGGGCTCGGTGCGCGGCACGGCCGGCCCCGGGGGCACGGCGGTGATCTCCGGGATGATCGTCCACCCCCGGATGCAGCGGCACGGCCTGGGCGGGCGGCTGCTCGCCGCGGTCGAGGCCCGGCTGGCGGCGGAGGGGGCCACCTGCTACCGCCTGGCCACCGGCCACCGCAACGAGGGGAACCTGCGGCTGTACCGCAAGTGGGGATACGTACAGGTGGCCAGCGAGCAGGTCACGCGCAAGCTCACGCTGGTGACGATGGAGAAGGAACGCCGGGAGCAGGACGCGGAGTCCGCGCGGGGCGCCGCCGGGGCGGCGCTCGCGACGTCGAGCCGCTAG
- the argH gene encoding argininosuccinate lyase: protein MSNGTTDDVRLWGGRFADGPAEALAKLSASVHFDWRLAPYDIAGSRAHARVLHKAGLLTDDELGRMIEGLGLLEADVAAGTFTGTIADEDVHTALERGLLERLGPDLGGKLRAGRSRNDQVATLFRMYLRDHARIIGGLVTDLQEALVGLAEAHADVAMPGRTHLQHAQPVLFAHHVLAHVQSLSRDAERLRQWDERTAVSPYGSGALAGSSLGLDPEAVAADLGFERGSSGNSIDGTASRDFVAEFAFITAMIGIDLSRIAEEVIIWNTKEFSFVTLHDAFSTGSSIMPQKKNPDIAELARGKSGRLIGNLTGLLATLKALPLAYNRDLQEDKEPVFDSCDQLEVLLPAFTGMMATLTVNRARMEELAPAGFSLATDIAEWLVKQGVPFRVAHEVAGECVKECEARGIELDGLTDEQFAAISPHLTPEVRSVLSVPGALASRSGRGGTAPSAVAVQLGEVKADLAVQREWADAKRD, encoded by the coding sequence GTGAGCAACGGCACCACCGACGACGTCCGGCTCTGGGGCGGCCGCTTCGCCGACGGCCCGGCCGAAGCGCTGGCCAAGCTGTCCGCCTCGGTCCACTTCGACTGGCGGCTCGCCCCCTACGACATCGCCGGTTCCCGCGCCCACGCGCGCGTGCTCCACAAGGCCGGGCTGCTCACGGACGACGAGCTCGGGCGGATGATCGAAGGCCTGGGGCTGCTGGAGGCCGACGTCGCCGCGGGCACCTTCACCGGCACCATCGCCGACGAGGACGTGCACACCGCGCTGGAGCGGGGCCTGCTGGAGCGGCTCGGCCCGGACCTCGGCGGCAAGCTGCGCGCCGGGCGGTCCCGCAACGACCAGGTCGCCACGCTCTTCCGGATGTACCTGCGCGACCACGCCCGGATCATCGGAGGGCTCGTCACCGATCTGCAGGAGGCGCTCGTGGGCCTCGCCGAGGCCCACGCCGACGTCGCCATGCCGGGGCGGACGCACCTGCAGCACGCCCAGCCCGTCCTGTTCGCCCACCACGTGCTCGCGCACGTCCAGTCGCTCTCGCGGGACGCCGAGCGGCTGCGGCAGTGGGACGAGCGCACGGCGGTCTCGCCCTACGGGTCGGGGGCCCTCGCCGGGTCCTCCCTCGGGCTCGACCCGGAGGCGGTCGCGGCCGACCTGGGCTTCGAGCGCGGCTCGTCGGGCAACTCCATCGACGGCACGGCCTCGCGCGACTTCGTCGCCGAGTTCGCCTTCATCACGGCGATGATCGGCATCGACCTGTCGCGGATCGCCGAGGAGGTCATCATCTGGAACACGAAGGAGTTCTCCTTCGTGACCCTCCACGACGCCTTCTCCACCGGCTCGTCGATCATGCCGCAGAAGAAGAACCCGGACATCGCCGAGCTCGCGCGCGGCAAGTCCGGGCGGCTCATCGGCAACCTCACCGGCCTGCTCGCCACCCTCAAGGCCCTGCCACTCGCCTACAACCGGGACCTGCAGGAGGACAAGGAGCCCGTCTTCGACTCCTGCGACCAGCTGGAGGTCCTCCTGCCGGCCTTCACCGGGATGATGGCCACCCTCACGGTCAACCGCGCCCGGATGGAGGAGCTGGCCCCCGCCGGATTCTCCCTGGCCACCGACATCGCCGAGTGGCTCGTCAAGCAGGGCGTGCCGTTCCGCGTGGCGCACGAGGTGGCGGGGGAGTGTGTCAAGGAGTGCGAGGCGCGCGGCATCGAGCTCGACGGCCTGACCGACGAGCAGTTCGCCGCCATCTCGCCGCACCTGACGCCCGAGGTCCGGTCGGTCCTGAGCGTGCCCGGTGCGCTCGCCTCGCGCAGCGGGCGGGGCGGCACCGCGCCGTCCGCGGTCGCGGTCCAGCTCGGCGAGGTCAAGGCGGACCTGGCGGTCCAGCGGGAGTGGGCGGACGCCAAGCGCGACTGA
- a CDS encoding lysophospholipid acyltransferase family protein has protein sequence MSRILLKAFLGLLMRVLYRPKVEGTENIPGSGPVILAGSHVTFVDSLFLALVVKRQVFFIGKDEYVTGKGIKGRLMAWFFRSSGMIPVDRDGGRGGVAALMTGRRILDEGKVFGIYPEGTRSPDGRLYRGRTGIARLALMTGAPVVPFAMIGMDKVQPGGKGMLHLAPVTVRFGEPLDFSRYEGMDRDRYILRAVTDEVMSEVMSLSGQEYVDVYATKARASKAA, from the coding sequence TTGTCCCGCATCTTGCTCAAGGCGTTCCTCGGATTGCTCATGCGCGTCCTGTACCGCCCCAAGGTGGAGGGCACGGAGAACATCCCCGGCAGCGGGCCGGTCATCCTGGCGGGCAGCCACGTGACGTTCGTCGACTCGCTGTTCCTCGCGCTGGTGGTCAAGCGGCAGGTCTTCTTCATCGGCAAGGACGAGTACGTCACGGGCAAGGGGATCAAGGGCCGGCTCATGGCCTGGTTCTTCCGCAGCTCCGGCATGATCCCGGTGGACCGCGACGGCGGCCGCGGCGGCGTCGCGGCGCTGATGACCGGCCGCCGCATCCTCGACGAGGGCAAGGTCTTCGGCATCTACCCCGAGGGCACCCGCTCCCCCGACGGCCGCCTCTACCGCGGCCGCACCGGCATCGCCCGCCTCGCGCTGATGACGGGCGCGCCGGTGGTGCCGTTCGCGATGATCGGCATGGACAAGGTCCAGCCGGGCGGCAAGGGCATGCTGCACCTCGCCCCGGTGACGGTGCGCTTCGGCGAGCCGCTGGACTTCTCCCGCTACGAGGGCATGGACCGCGACCGCTACATTTTGCGCGCCGTCACCGACGAGGTGATGAGCGAGGTCATGAGCCTTTCGGGCCAGGAGTACGTGGACGTCTACGCGACCAAGGCCAGGGCTTCGAAGGCCGCCTGA
- a CDS encoding argininosuccinate synthase gives MTERVVLAYSGGLDTSVAIGWIAEETGAEVIAVAVDVGQGGEDLDVIRKRALACGAVEAEVADAKDEFAEEYCLPAIKANALYMDRYPLVSALSRPTIVKHLVAAAKKHGATTVAHGCTGKGNDQVRFEAGISSLAPELKCIAPVRDYAMTRDKAIAFCEAKGLPIATTKKSPYSIDQNVFGRAVETGFLEDIWNAPIEDVYDYTANPATPREADEVIITFEQGVPVAIDGKPVSVLQAIQQLNERAGAQGVGRLDMVEDRLVGIKSREIYEAPGAIALITAHQELEAVTVERELARYKRQVEQRWTELVYDGLWFSPLKRALDGFIAEANEHVSGDIRMTLHGGRAVVTGRKSEKSLYDFNLATYDTGDTFDQSMSKGFIEIFGLSSKIAAKRDLA, from the coding sequence GTGACCGAGCGCGTCGTACTCGCCTACTCCGGCGGCCTGGACACCTCCGTCGCCATCGGCTGGATCGCCGAGGAGACGGGCGCCGAGGTCATCGCCGTTGCCGTGGACGTCGGCCAGGGCGGCGAGGACCTGGACGTCATCCGCAAGCGCGCGCTCGCCTGCGGTGCGGTGGAGGCGGAGGTCGCCGACGCCAAGGACGAGTTCGCCGAGGAGTACTGCCTCCCGGCGATCAAGGCCAACGCCCTCTACATGGACCGGTACCCGCTGGTCTCCGCCCTCTCCCGGCCCACGATCGTCAAGCACCTCGTCGCCGCCGCGAAGAAGCACGGCGCGACCACCGTCGCCCACGGCTGCACCGGCAAGGGCAACGACCAGGTGCGGTTCGAGGCCGGCATCTCCTCCCTCGCCCCCGAGCTCAAGTGCATCGCCCCCGTCCGGGACTACGCCATGACGCGGGACAAGGCCATCGCCTTCTGCGAGGCCAAGGGCCTGCCGATCGCCACCACCAAGAAGTCCCCGTACTCCATCGACCAGAACGTCTTCGGCCGGGCCGTCGAGACGGGCTTCCTCGAGGACATCTGGAACGCCCCGATCGAGGACGTCTACGACTACACCGCCAACCCGGCCACCCCCCGGGAGGCCGACGAGGTGATCATCACCTTCGAGCAGGGCGTCCCGGTCGCGATCGACGGCAAGCCCGTCTCCGTGCTGCAGGCCATCCAGCAGCTCAACGAGCGGGCCGGCGCCCAGGGCGTCGGCCGGCTGGACATGGTCGAGGACCGGCTGGTCGGCATCAAGTCCCGGGAGATCTACGAGGCGCCCGGCGCGATCGCGCTGATCACCGCCCACCAGGAGCTGGAGGCCGTCACGGTCGAGCGCGAGCTCGCCCGGTACAAGCGGCAGGTCGAGCAGCGGTGGACCGAGCTCGTCTACGACGGCCTGTGGTTCTCCCCGCTCAAGCGGGCCCTGGACGGCTTCATCGCCGAGGCCAACGAGCACGTCTCCGGCGACATCCGGATGACGCTGCACGGCGGCCGGGCCGTGGTCACGGGCCGGAAGTCCGAGAAGTCGCTCTACGACTTCAACCTCGCCACGTACGACACGGGCGACACGTTCGACCAGTCCATGTCGAAGGGCTTCATCGAGATCTTCGGTCTGTCCTCGAAGATCGCCGCGAAGCGCGACCTGGCCTGA